One Argentina anserina chromosome 6, drPotAnse1.1, whole genome shotgun sequence genomic window, ATATATCACGACCTTAAGTTTGTCAAAGATTACCTTAACATAATTgaattgatttgttttgggttTATATTTGATTTGCTAGAATTGGCCTTATCAAGTTCTTGGATGGTAATGGCTAAAAAAGTTGTTCGAACATTTGGTTTCTTCCATATAGGTTCAAACCGTCTCTTATTAATTTTCTGTCAATATACTTTGCTTGATAATTTGAAGCAAATGGTCAAGCTCTGGTGTAAACTTTACACTATTTCTCTGCAGATTGGTTCTTCCCCGGGTTTTGAAGATGGAAACTTTGAATCTGCCAAGATGGTGTGTCCGGCATCTTCATTTTATGATGCTGCTGAGGATTCCCTATATTTTGTTGATTCAGAGGTATGAGTTAATTTGTGAATCATGATGTTATATTTATAACCCCGTCATGAAATTGCATGGGTTTTAACTTTCCAATTCTGTGTGCGGCTTTCTATCTAATAAGAACCACGCAATCAGGAAAGCTGACTTGGGGAAGCGGGTAGTGGAAACTCTTTATCCGAATTATGACACCAGCAAGAATAGTAATTCTATTTGAATCATGATCAAGTTTGGTTTGCGAAGCGATGAGAAGCGGTCTGAAGAATTTGATACACAATCACTAATGTTTCCTTGGCACGTGATGAAATCCAGCGAAGACAGTCTTTTCATTATAAACCGAAGGTAAAACATGCACCTTTATTCTTATTATGATGTTGTCTCTTCGCAAAAGTTGATGGCAGGTTTATCTGTATTTATTTTGACCAGCACTAGATTGGAGTGTTCCACTTGTATCAGAAATTTTTCATGTGATATTGTGAACTATATTTCAGTGCTTACGGTTAGTACCTTAGAGATGGAtcaattatcattatcatGCAACCTAAAACACATGCATATGCTCGGGTGAAAATACGCCTCAAGACCTGATTGTGAAACATAGCTTTATGTGGATTCTTTTGAGACATGGCTATATTTCACTGTCCGGTCTTGTCGCGTATGTTCACGAGCAATTTACATAACTTGCACCTGTGGATGCATATGAATTATCCTATTTAAACCCGTCTTATATGAATTATGTTACCATGAAAAAACTGAACCACATGTGTAAAAGCTTTATATATGCCATGACCAGATAGTGAACTGAAGACATTCTCAGTtcaactttaaataggtattGATTGACTTGATGTGGATTAATTTGAATTAACCTACTATGCAAAACCTAAATAACTTGCATATGCTCATGCATATATGCAATGGCTCGTTAGTGAATGAAGTATTTTTCAGTTCAACTTTGTATAGGTATTGATAAGATTAATCGACTCAATTTTCAGCTTTAAAACTTTATGGGTCCTAGATTTGGCTTCAGGAGAGATAAAGCAAGTTGCCAAAGGTATGCCATTTTACTGTTTGCTACTTTAGTACTATGTGTAGCTGAGTCTAACATCAGAATATATTAGGATTCCCAAAGATTATGGATGTCTGTGGGCCGCAGATCAGGAGGAAAGTATCCTTGTTGAAACAGATGCCAGATGATTGGTTGCAACATCAGACTGATGCTGTCTGTTCACCAAAGAGGCTCCCATATGCTGGTCTTATATCTTCATTGACAACCTTGCAGAATCACGTTATCCTTTGTGACATGGGTATGTATTAGCCATTTGCAAGTCATTCCTTGAATATTTCTCTATAAAAGTCAGTTACTCATTTCAACGCCTGTAATTGAAGTTGGACATAGGATTTTGAAACTACGTGAAGAATCTGGACTGTACTCAACGTtccaattttcaaattttggaaTCCTTGGATTGCCGTATTGGCTGGCTTCCCCCTTGGAGAGAGTTTATGCAATGTATGTTTACAACGAAAACATGCTAAAAGTTGCTCCTTTCATATCACCTGCTCCTCCCCTCTCTTCCTGCACTTGCGAttgcatatattatttttgataAAAGTTTATTTGTGTTCATGCCCACTCCACTTTTGTCTTAGAATCATCTGTGATTTTAATATCATTGACTTTAACTTATAAACACAAGtaataaaaacataaaagaagaATTATAAAGGAGGATAACAGGCGAAAATCGAGAGTGCAGAAAATAAGTTTCCTTATAATGTTATGACTTTTTGGCTATTGTGATAGGAGTTTCCTGATTCGTTTTCTATTAATCTAAATTTTTGTACATTTTTGGGCTCATTATGCAGTGGTGGACATCGAGACAAGATTGATCATGAGGAATGTTTCAGCTTGTtaccagttttttttttactgctTACCACTTGATATGTTGTTTTGTGTAATTTCGGTctcccttttttttgtttttttacttATATGAGGGGTAGGCCATTACACCAACTTTCCAAtctcatttttcatttttacctTATCGATTCTAGGTCCTAGTGTgtgtgtatttatttatttcactATTCTGTGTGATATTTTTCTTCTATCTTCTTCACTTTTTTTCAGTGGGACTTGGATTCTATTATCTTGCAATACTATATGATCGCTCTCATAGCTGAACGAAAAAACAATATTTTCTTGAAGCATTTTAATGTGACCGAACATAGACCAAATTTCTCGAGTTAGCTCCCTGTCATATAAAAGGATTGATGTGATATGAATGAACACCTGGCCAATCTACTTCTCAAGTACCGTGTGCTGTTTATGTTAACTTTGCTGAGACTTGAGGTAAACATGGATATGCTGTTTCTGTTTGTATGCAGCCAAGTCTATGCATTCTTTGATCCTGGCGTATTTGCATCTGTGTAACAGGTAGAATTGGTATACAATTAAATGTTGAAATTCCTGTGGATACTAAGCTTGTTGAACAGTTACAAGAGGGTTGTATATGGCACCAGGCAAGGGGTGCTGCCAATGAAGCGTTAGGGGCAGAAGATGCTGGAGGATCTACAGAGAAGGTACTAATAGAGCTTTactattcatatttttttcccAGAACTGAAGTGTGGTATGTATGGCAGATTAGTTATCAAGATTATCCTAATTGTTCATCTATGCTTAGTAACTAAGATAGCTGTTTGGTGTTTGCAGGTTGGTGCTGCCCAAAATTGGTATGACGAATTGGATAATCTTGCCTTTTCACTGTCAACATCTGAGTCAGAGTTGAATGTTGAAGATAATTCTACCACTTCAGATAATGGATTTCAAGATGCAAAAGTTCATATTGATTGTGCTGTCAATACAAGTCCTGGTACTAGTGAGGTGTGCACTTCCACTGCGTATAACTTTCAATTTCAATATactttctatttttctttttggtgggTGGGTAGGGGGTTCAATTCTAAGTGATTTAAAAATGTTCTAAATTCGAGGTTAAAAAGCTGTCGGAAGTGCTCTCCTTTAGTTTTGTTAATTTCATTATATAAATCTTCTCTGAGTATCACATAAAGTACCTAGATACCCCTATGCGGACAAGCACTGGTCCAAGggtatatatatctatgtCCACACGTTGCCACCCAAGTTGCATTATCTGCATAATTTCTTATATCATGAAAATATGGGTCTTCAaagttttatttctcattGATACCATAAAAATGAATAAGAACACATGGTATgtttatatatcaatataacccaattaaaatgaattgtCTCCTGAGATCTAGAATGATTGGAGCAAACTGCTAAGTATTGTGTAAAAACTCGGCAGCATTTACAAGCTTCCCTGGTAGTATCTGTGCAGGGAAAATGGTGCTAATATTGCCAAGATATCTACATTGTTGCCAAAATGCAGGTCATTGTTTATGCAGCACTGTATTTAAAACTTAGACAGGAAGAATTGTTAGAGAATAATCAGGAGAAGTATGCAGCAAAGATAGCAGATATTTTGAGCTCGGAGAGAAGTGGAAACATAGGAAGAGATTCGTTCATCCAATTCTTGTTAAAATCAAACAGAGATTTGAGAGATCTCATCTTCATGAAACCTCTCCATGTGAGGGTGAAACTGGATTGCCTTGATCACCCAAAGGCAGCTAATGGAAAAAACATTATCCTAACAGACTCCAACATTGAGGTCAATGTATCGCTTAGCTCGTAATAATCGATTCATGGAAGCATTACTACATGTTCTTTTGTTCGTTACAATTTGATTATGTTGTAATGAGCATACATTCCACAACATAATTTCACTTTCAAATTGTATCTTATATCAAGAGTGACAGTGAGTAGGGTAGTATCACTAGAATCTAGAATGTGCGGATGCGATGTTGGTATCTTAAAAGGCAGGCCAATAATAAGAATATTATGCTGGGACCGGTACGGTTTAATTCGGGATTCGGTCGATACCGATACCGATAATTtattcggtttcggtttcggttCGGGATCGTAAATTTAAAACTTAATACCGAATTGAACTCGTACATATCGATTCGGGATGGGTTTAGTTCGGTAAAATTGTACATTTTTACATGcatttctatttatttataactATTAGCTAATGTAAATTAGCATTTTAAGTCTTTAAAAGTACAATGTAGacctaaaaaattaaaaaaaaacattaaaaatgcatatatttaatatattttatacattTGGTACGAATTACACATGTATCGAATCGTACCGTTTATAAAATTTCGGTATTAAGTTCAGTACGAGACGAAGACATTTTACCGATTCGTCCCGACCCGTCGATATTCGGTACAAGAAGGTCGGTTACAGTACCATTTTTTCGGTACCAACTCCCACTCCTACCTGAAGTACTTGTGCCCCATAATTTCCTCTTCAATTTAAGAAAAGTTAAACCTCTTTCTCCATGCTTTGCGGACACACCAAAAGATGCTAACCCATATGTACCTGTATGATGAAATTCACAACTAATCTTCACGCAAATAGTTCAAGAATGAAGTAATGTTGATTGCAAAACTCCAGCACCAGAATCTTGTAAAGCTTCTTGGTTGTTGCATTCAGGGAATCGATAAACTGCTGATCTATGAATACATGCCAAACAGAGGTTTGGACTCCTTCATTTTCGCTATGATCACTTAAATCTAGCTGATGTTTTTCTTCCCTTTATTTATAATCTTAATGTCACTAGGCACTGCATCATATTCTTCTGACAATTCAATTATCAAAATATGTCAGATGAAGTACGAAAGAAAATGTTAGACTGGTCTAAGCGCTTCCACATCATCTGTGGAATTGCTAGGGGGCTTCTCTATCTTCATCAAGACTCAAGATTGAGGATTATACAGAGATCTAAAAGCAAGCAATGTGTTGCTTGATCGTGAGATGAACCCCAAGATCTCAGATTTTGGTCTCGCTAAAACTTTTGGTGGTGACCAAACTGAAGGAAACACAAACAGAGTAATTGGAACATagcaagtgttttttttttattttacgttGGCATGCTATCTATCTAGTGTACAAAATTACATATCTACTTGAAATCTTACATGCTTAATTTTTCCGTTGACATTCCATAGTGGTTACATGGCTCCTGAATATGCTATTGAAAGGCAGTTCTCAGTAAAATCCGATGTCTTTAGCTTCGGTGTATGAATGCTGGAGATTATCAGTGGAAAGAAAAGTAAAGGGTTCTGTCACTTGAATCACAACCTTAATCTCATAGGAAATGTAAGTTTATTACGGACAAGCTTCCTTGCTAATATTGCAATGGATGGATTAGTCAACGATCGACAACCATATATGCTTAAAAATGTTTCAGGCATGGAGGTTATGGAACGCAGGGCGGCCATTAGAACTGATAGATGAAGGGTTTGGGGAGTCCTGCAACTTATCAGAGGCGTTGCGATGCATCCATGTCAGTCTCATATGTGTGCAACAACAGCCTGAGGACAGACCTACCATGGCAGTAGTAGTTCAGATGTTATGTGGTGAAAGTGCCTTGCCTCAGCCTAAAGAACCAGGGAGGCTTTCCCTCTCTTAACAACGAAACGTCTTCTAATGGACTAACCATTACCCTACTCCAGGCTCGTTAAGGATCATTAAAATGTACTAGGAACCGTTGGATCAAGTCAAGATAATACTGACCCTTAGATGTTTGTTTAATTACTATATATTGATTTAAACACAGCGCAATTGCTATGAAACCAGACTCACTCTGAGTCTCTTCATTCCCAAAAGCCAAAACTTCAATTGagatttgagagtttgaaaCCGTCAATTTGAGATCAAGGTGAATCTTCACGAGTTCTTCAATTCGTTCCCAAACTTCTCTGATTCTTCACCAACTCGCTAGGTGGTCAAGGAGTTGATGACATCGCCGACGGTGGTGGCGGGCGAGACTGATTGGGATTTTGGCAAGGACTTGGGTCTGATTCCACCGTCCCTTGAGGCGTCTTCAGGTGAACAATTTCGATCAAGTGTTTTTCTATCACTACAACTCCAATTCCTCAAGTTATTACTTGTAGCAGCTTTGGGGTTGAATCTTGTGGAAGTCAAATATCTGATCACTTTGTTAATGATCGTGAAACGTACGGTGAGTATCAGGGAATTAATCAATTGTTGCAGTTTGGTATGGATGTAGCATCCGGTATCTTCTGGATTCTGGAACTTGATCATCAGAGAATCTCATTAGCAGTGCCATAGTACCTGTTGGACGAATGAACTCTTAAATTCAGATATGTAACGAGTATCAATACTTTGTACCGGATATAACTTGTAAATCCTCAACATCATCATATATCTCACATTTCTTCTCTGGCAACCTTTATTCAactcgttttttttttatcatttatcaTATACATTTTGCAAATTCCAATTTTTCATGTACTTTTTATTTTGGCAATTTCTTCTTTATGATCAGAAAACTTGACCATCTCTTATGTAAATTTGATTAGTCACCCTTTGCAAATTAATGTGACTCTGGAGAGTTTCTGGTTCAAGGAAAATGCGGTTTGACATAAGGGTCGGCAATGGGACAATatgttttatctttttttttttacaaaatagATCCATCACATGTTTTACCAGCTTGGAAGTTATGAGGCTGCATTTGCTATACATGAGCAAAGGTTGAAGGACTAGTGCCCCAGTAGAAGGAAGATTTAGTTACTAAACAAAAATGATATTGCTACTGACGTTTAAGAATGTCATAAAATTGAAGAATATCTTTGTAATTTACTCGTCAGATTTCATAGTTAAAATAAGATAGTGCTATTAACATACCCTATTTTTACTATTAATGCACCAAAAACCAATCATAAAATAAAGATTAGAGGTAGCGTTATACATACAATCAATCTATAGTATTAGAAAAATTAACATGGGTATGTAAATAGAAAAATGAGGTGTGTTAATAACATCAccctcaaaattaaaattacaacATGTTTACTAATAGTAATTATCGGCtgtaaaaaaaatgagaatatCCCGTGGTAATTTATTCTTCTACTGTATTTTTCCCCAAGAGTCCTCACTCTACAGTATGTCTTTGTAGTTTGCACCTCAATTTGTCAAAAAGCACTTCGGGGTCTCCGCTTACCAAACTTTCCAGTGTGTTCGAATGAACGGTATATTTAGGCTCCGACCGCTGCTTTTGGCCTTTGATGGCTTTGGATTAACAGACCCAACTGCAACATGACTCTTACCAATCTCCAGACCACTTCTCTCTCAGCAAAATTTACTTACTACATCCGATGAGCTTATATTTTGCTGTTACCGCTAAACCCAATACTAATTGGTACGATTCTCTGCTTCTACacttctctctctatctctctaaTATTCGCTGTGTTTGTCTCTTGGTATTGTGTTTCCCAACACTGCATGATGAAAATTTGATGGGCAATGCTTCAAAATTCCAATAATATTCATTATTATCTGGTATTGATCACTCTGTTTATTTTGTGGTTTCCACATTTGATCCTGTCCTTGTATCAATAAGATTTTTGATTTGGGATTAGCAAGGTGATAATGTGAACAGTAGTTTTGCTTGAATGTACTGTTCATTGCCTGAAGACTTGGAATTAATTTGGGATAGATTGAAATAGATCCAGCCGATGAACTTTGTGGAGCAAGTTTTGATGGATTGAAAAAAGAGCGAGCGGGAAATGTTGTTGTTATGATTGTTGTAAACTCCCTTATACAAGACACGGATTTATGAATTGAATTCAGATTGTTTACCTCCTTCACTTGTATACATTCTTTGCATCTCTATCTTTTTCATTATCCTACAACGCGTTATTAGCACGACGCTTTAGCGTTGAGTTTGATAAGCCAaagaaaatgattgaaagTGAACCCATATAAATCCATCTCTGTATTCGCACCTTATCTAATATTAATCCATCTCTCGATTTGTAAAGCGGCCAAATCTAGTTTTTGTTGCTTGTTAGTTTGTGTTTCCATTAAACTTGGTGATTTTCAAGCATTTACGTTTACAGAGTTGATGTGGAGCTCTGTAGAAAGCTTGCAGAGTTGCAGGCAACTGGGGCACATTTTGGCTTTAGAAGAAAAGATGGAGAGGAGAACATAAGTTGAGCAAACTGTGTTGAGGGATTGCTAGAAGGAACTAGATATAAACCAGGCCAGCAAACGCAAAAGCCCAAAAAAGGATGAACAATACTGAACTGACTGAAGCCATCTTCTCAGAATTATCAGATTCGAATAAGAAAAGAGAGTGCAGAAGGACTCGGTTTTCGAAAAATGGAGGAAGGGCCATCTACGACGGTGGTCGGTTGACCCAACCGAAGCTGCAGCATCAGCAGCTTGGTTTGCCTCACCTGGCAACCCAATCTCAGGTAATCGAATCGAAAGAACacttctttcatttgatgtCATCTATTATCAAATGGTTTGTTATCTTCCAAGTCTTGCATGTGCTAGAAGAGTTAAGATCAGATATTATACTCGGTGAAATTGCAGATTATATTCTAAGTTACATATTCAAATATTATACTCGAGACTCAAAGAATTTCCTGAACGTGAACCCttctcaaaatattaaataaaacTGAATCTGGAAATAAATCAGATCAGCATAATCTGGGTGCTCGATCTATCTTCGGACAGACTGGTCTGCTTTGTTTCCCCTCTTACTCCTGTCAGTTGTTTGTTAAGAATTTTTTGTATCAAAATTTGCTAAGAACTTGTAAGTGGTGGTTCTTATCGTTAACGACGTTTTCATGTACATCATAGAAAAGTGCTATAGTAATTAGAGCTTTGGATCATAGAAAATGGCTTACaggctttttttttcttagaaGTCTTTGCACATCAAACATTACATCGCTTTATGCTGTGTAACTAagaggaaaaacaaaacaaaacaaaaaggtgTTCCGAAGAAAATTATTGACCGCGTGAGTTGCAGCCAAACTGAGGGAATTGTACACACGTCAATATTAATTAGAGTCTTGGACGATGGGGGTGATAGATGAGTACAAGTTGTTGGACATGCATGATAAATATCTGAAACCATTATTTGAGTCTGTCTAATTGATCCACGTAGTTTCTTGCTGAGAGGTGgaatgattttaatttttgaatctaaatttgatttgatttttctttgtcattTAACAGCGGCATTTGGGGGTCAAGTCCACTTATCAAAATCTCTTTTTCCATGAAACTTCCTACTAAAACACTAACCTCCATAGTTTCCTTGTTCTTCCTAAGGAAGTTCCTCTGAATTTTTAatctgtatttttttttctgttgagTCTTGAGGTATTAATTCAGATCATAGCCACAAGTAATGtgaatcaaaagaaaaaaaaaagaaggtagGCTGACTAGGCTCACATGCATGTGTGCCCCCAATAATGGAGAAGCATAATTGCTGCTCTGTGACAATTATGACAGTTCACATTTATGACAGTTCATGTAATTCTTGTATTGGTCTGAGGATATTATTGTAAAAGCCATCAGTAAGGCCATATAAGGGTAGCAACAGCAATATGTTTTGTCAAGAGTGTTGTAGTTGTCGGTAGAAACCCTCATCTGATACTGGATATCTATCTCTCTGCTGCTCTGCTTTGCAATAGCCTATGCTTTGTATTCCTTTGTTTGTTGTTCTTGCATATATTTGGTCACTGTGGGATCTTCACCTGCAGCGATTCTTTAtccttctctttttttgttgaaacttgtAAATGTCGAATTCTATGGCTCTGTAGGTAAGATCAGCAACATGGTTGCTCTTGACATGAAAAACTGGCTTCTCGTTCCAGAGTCAGCAACTTCACGTCGTAGCTTAAGTCTCGTTGGCCGGATACCAATAAATGGCTGAGAGGTGGTAGAGGTAAAACGGGTATATTGAAATATGGAGGTCCTATCAGTGGTGCATTCATTGTCCCCAAAAGAGAAGAAGTtccttcataaaaaaaaaaaaactgatcaGATCCGCATAATCACTCTGTAAGTACCTAGTTTATCGTATATTCTAATTCTAATATACGATAATTTTTGTATATTAAGTTGTTTATCATAGGCTAGTGTTTGTGTTCTGTTCCAACATACAACTTTCATATTATATGTAGCCAATAGTTCCATTCATGTCAGTGATGTCACCCTTTGTACGTTTAGTTTAAGTTACTGAAAAATATTTAATCAAAGTGTCCGGAACAAGTTCATGAATTTTGTGGACATCAGACCTGAACTGGAAACTGATCAGATTTGCATTAAATCTATCCTTTTTCAATCTCTCTTGGACCGACTAATCTGCATCGTTTCCCATTTATGTGGCTGGTTGTCATGTTCGCTAAGCACTTGTAAGTGGCTTCTTTTTCGTTCAATGTATCTGTACATGACTACATGTTTCTGAGTTTTTCTGTTGAAATAGATAAAATGGGTGGAGGCTATTAGCTACTTAGTTAAGTTTTGAAATAAGTAACAGTTTAATTTCATTTTGGCAGATCACAATTTGAGAATATGACCTCGACTCTGGAGAGTTTTGGCCCTGATTAAACAAGCGTGCTTTGGATTGTGGGTCTTCCCAATTTGCAATATGGCTTCTTCTTCTGTAGTCCCTCCAAAAGAAGAGTCGTACGATGTCTTTCTCAGCTTTAGAGGCCTGGAAACTCGCCAGACTTTTACCAGTCATCTTCATGCTGCATTGATAAGGAGGAAAGTGGAAACCTACATTGATTACAGACTTGAGAGGGGAGATGAAGTTGGACCCGCCCTTTTCAAAGCAATCAAGAAATCAAAGATTTCTGTGATCATTTTCTCAAAAGACTATGCTTCTTCCACATGGTGCTTGGATGAACTTGCTTATATACTGGAATGCAAAAAGATAGATGGACAACATGTTATTCCAATTTTTTACGAGGTAGAGCCATCACATGTACGCCACCAGACCGGAACTTATGAGACTGCCTTTGCTAAACAGGAACAGAGGTTGAAGGACAATCCGGACAAGGTGGCCAAGTGGAAGGGAGCTTTAGTAGAAGCAGCCAATCTATCTGGATTTGATTCAAAAGCTGTTCGGTAACTCTCAAACTTTGTATTAATTTTTTCTCTTGAGTAATAGATTTAACTAGAAAAAGACGTATGTATTACTATTACTTACCTGTAGTTTGTCATCTGTGGCAGGGACGATTCCAAATTAGTTGAGGAAGTCGTCAGTGATGTGTTGGCTAAACTGAAACGTGAACCATCAATTGATTTAACTCGTTTGATTGGGGCTGAAGACCGCATTcagaaaattatattagaaTTAGACATTATCCCCGAGGATGTTCGTGTTCGCTGTATAGTTCTCTGGGGTATGGGTGGTATTGGCAAGACCACCCTTGCTGAGGCTGTATATTACGGACTCTCTTCTCAGTTCAAAGCTCACTGTTTTCTTGCAAACGTTAGGGAATGTTCAGGTACCAAACAAGCTTTCTCTCCTGAACTGTGTGATTTGCGAAATGAACTTCTGGGACAACTACTAGAGGATAGAATTTTAAATATCCGAACTCCAACTATAGATGATTTTACTAAATCGAGGCTCCGACGTGCCAAAGTCCTTGTAGTTCTTGACGACGTGAACGATTCAAGCCAATTAAGATATTTAGCTGGAGAAGTTCCATTTGGCCCTGGAAGTAGAATAATTGTAACAACTCGAGACATGCAGCCAGTCAAGGATACTTTACTAGTGAAGAATGCAGCTGACTATGATGTTAAGATATACAAGGTGAAGGAATTAAATGTTGGTGAATCTATTCAGCTCCTGCATTCAAATGCTCCTATACACGcagaaaactcaaattttttgAAGAAGGTGGTAAATCATGCTGCAGGAGTTCCGTTAGCCCTTGAAATTTTGCGTCCGTTATTGTGTAAATGCGAGACAGAAGAACAACTGGTGCTGTTTTGGGCTAAATTGCAAAAGTTTCCGAGCAAAAGACTTGGAAATGTGTACAGAGCCAGTTATGATGGATTAGAACAAAATGAGAAGGAGCTCTTCCTTGATGTAGCTTGTTTCCACAAAGGAAAGAACCGTTGTGATGCAGAAAGAATCTTAGCTGCACGTGGTTTATATCCGGACGGAATTGATATTCTCATTGACATGTCTCTCATATCAATCAAAGACGACTGCATATGGATGCATGACGTGATCCAAGAGATGGCTTGGGAGACTGTGCATGAAGAAAGTCCTAAAAAAACGGGAGAGCGCTCTAGGTTGCACAATTATGATGATGTATGTAGTATATTGGAAGGGAATAAGGTAAGAGCTCAATTCCTTgacttgtatttttttttcctttcaagAATCTTGTGAGTTTTCAGTAGATAAAACACCTAGCAAGCTAGaagatatatattgattttggAAAAACTAGTTAATTTCGGCAGACTTCACAAATTGCTGTAGTTTTGAGgttctttattttctcttgttCAGGGAACTGCAAACGTGCATTGTATTTCCTACACAAATGATGATTATAATAACAAGCTAAAGTTGGATCCTCGAGCTTTCACAGGGATGGATAACTTAACATTTCTTGAGCTTTTTATGCATCTTGACGACGACAAGGCAAATCTAGAGTGTCTTCCTGATGCCCTTCGCTATCTCAATTGGTTTCAGTACCCTTTGCAGTCTTTGCCATCAAAGTTTTCACCAGACAATCTTGTTGAGCTTCATATGCCCTGTAGCAAACTCAAGAGACTTTGGGGGAAAAGCCAGGTATACTTTAGTTGGTATTTAAATTCATTAAATAGTGCATGGAAAGTAATATATTCGGATTCTAATAACTAATTCATGTTTGTCACAGAATCTTAAAAACTTGAAAAGAATCGATCTTAGTTGGTCCAGTGACCTGGCTGAAGTTGGAGAGCTGTCAAATAGTGCGAATATTGAGAGTATAAATCTCGAAGGTTGTGAAAGTTTGGTTGAAGTTCCGGATTTGTCAAATTGTACACACATAAAGAGTATAAATCTTGCTGGCTGTGAAAGTTTGGTTCAAGTTCCTTCATACTTTGAAAAGTTTACCAAGCTTACTCATCTGGATTTGAAACGTTGCTCGAAGCTTCGTATCTTACCGGATTTACCAGGCAATATAGAATTCTTAGGCATAACTGAAACTGAAATAGAAGAATTGACTCCATCAGTTTGTTCTCTTGAAAAACTCCGTGAATTGGATCTTAATAGATGTCGCTCCATAGAGAAATTTTCAAGCAGTCCATGGAAGATGAGATCCCTCAATCATCTTTGTTTGAGAGGGACAAAGATACAGA contains:
- the LOC126798668 gene encoding uncharacterized protein LOC126798668 isoform X1; protein product: MIKFGLRSDEKRSEEFDTQSLMFPWHVMKSSEDSLFIINRSFKTLWVLDLASGEIKQVAKGFPKIMDVCGPQIRRKVSLLKQMPDDWLQHQTDAVCSPKRLPYAGLISSLTTLQNHVILCDMVGHRILKLREESGLYSTFQFSNFGILGLPYWLASPLERVYAIGGHRDKIDHEECFSLLPGRIGIQLNVEIPVDTKLVEQLQEGCIWHQARGAANEALGAEDAGGSTEKVGAAQNWYDELDNLAFSLSTSESELNVEDNSTTSDNGFQDAKVHIDCAVNTSPGTSEVIVYAALYLKLRQEELLENNQEKYAAKIADILSSERSGNIGRDSFIQFLLKSNRDLRDLIFMKPLHVRVKLDCLDHPKAANGKNIILTDSNIEVNVSLSS
- the LOC126798668 gene encoding uncharacterized protein LOC126798668 isoform X2 yields the protein MDVCGPQIRRKVSLLKQMPDDWLQHQTDAVCSPKRLPYAGLISSLTTLQNHVILCDMVGHRILKLREESGLYSTFQFSNFGILGLPYWLASPLERVYAIGGHRDKIDHEECFSLLPGRIGIQLNVEIPVDTKLVEQLQEGCIWHQARGAANEALGAEDAGGSTEKVGAAQNWYDELDNLAFSLSTSESELNVEDNSTTSDNGFQDAKVHIDCAVNTSPGTSEVIVYAALYLKLRQEELLENNQEKYAAKIADILSSERSGNIGRDSFIQFLLKSNRDLRDLIFMKPLHVRVKLDCLDHPKAANGKNIILTDSNIEVNVSLSS